Part of the Lotus japonicus ecotype B-129 chromosome 6, LjGifu_v1.2 genome, AGATCAAGGATATGTCTCTTTTCTAATTATGTACTAGAAGAAATCACAGTTTGGGAAGAAATCAAAATCATATGAAGTTATAATAGAAAGGTTAGCTTATGCTATTATGCATTGTTGCCTTTGATAACACTGCACCTAACATTGATCCATGTGCGTTGATCAAGGGGGCATGGACCAAAATTAGGTGGAGTAGCTGCTCAAAGAGATTGGAAGCCAAAACCCAATAAGAAAATTTAACTAGCAAGAACAAAAATGATCATATAAATGAAATAGTATTATCTAAGATCATGGTCTTACCATGACAGGAGGATCTTCATGAGGACGAGCATGAGCATGAGCACGAGGATGAGCATGAGCATGAGGAGGAGGTCCATGGCGATAATTGGCGTTATTAGTAGCAACCTTCTGATCATTCCCAGTGCTGAGACGCTTGACTTCAGCTAAAtctgttttctgattcttcTTGTTAGCACGAGCTTGGTTGAACACCATGGAGTAGTCTGTAGGCACACCTTGAGCCTTATGTTCCCACCCTCCAAATTGAGGCACAGACATCTTAGCAGGTTTTTTCTGCAGCATATCATAATCTAAGTCAGTATATTTCCTCTTTGCTACCTTCCCAAAATGCAAATACAGAGAGCATAGATAGTCATATAAGTGGAAGTGGAACCCCTTAACTTGTATATTGGTCAATATCCCCTTTGATCAACGCATATTATAACCAATACAAGTTAAGGGGTTCCAATAAAGGCACATAAAAATAAGAGTGTTCATCACTCACATTGGCCTTGTATTGGTTAATACCCCCATTGATCAACGCACATTAACCAATACAAGCCCAAGGCTCCAAATTGGAAGCATTGGAAAACAagattaaagaaagaaaaaaacacatgATTTGGTTAGCTAGAAAAACTAGCATGTGACATACAAACTGGGAATTCATTCCCTTTGATGTATAAAGTATGATTTCATGTTCATCAATCGGGTGATTAAATCTATAAATTGTCTATAATATACTACATGACAACATGGTCATATATAAGATGAAAGTGGAGAGAAACCTTGCTGCATCAAGAAAAAAATGGTTAGATATTCAGTacagataaaaataaaaataaagatcaAAATTAGCATGAAATTGGAGAGAAGCGTGCACTTAATTTTTAGTTGAAAAATCAAAGTTAAAAGGAGACAACAGAATCCTGAATGAACAAACCAAAGGTCTTTAATTTCCTGACCAAATTGCACAAATTATATTTTAACGCTGCCATGGCCAACAAcattattaattttcttttcttaataTGAAACCATTACTTTCTAACGCTGATTAATCATGATTAGTGATCATATCCATTGATCAAAATATGCAGCTTTCAAATGAAACTGCTTCTAAAGATTATTTTGTTCTATCAATTTCTAATCACAAGGGCCAAATATCTCTTTGTATGTAGATTTAGGCTTACCTTTCGATCCATGGTGGATTCAACATGTGATGCTGAACAGGGTAATAGTGAGGTTCAACTAATTAAGATGTTTGCTTTTCAAGATATATTAGGCCTTATTAAAGAGGGTGGTCGTTTAATTTCTTGAACAAAGGGAAACTGGGATAATTcttgaaaacttgtcttttcagATCAGTATTCAAGATCCCAGCTTCCAGGAGGCATCAATGGAATCAAGGTATTTGAAGCTTGATGTTTCTTGATTAATTCTAACAAGAGTAAAAGCAGGGCAAAAAATATGGTTGTCCACTTGATAATTTCATTCTGTTATTATATATGAACTGTTGCTGATTGAGCATTCCCAAATTTAGATTAGATATAAGTTCATTTTAGCTGGAAGAAAGAAATTTACACATCATTTTGATCTTTTTATATCACATTCTTTGTCAAAACCAGACTCCTAAACATGTCATTTTATCTTTAGATGACACATTTGGCATCAAAATCCTACACATGAACACAccatatattttatcttttcacAACACGTTTTACCCCAAAATTTTACACATCATT contains:
- the LOC130724118 gene encoding uncharacterized protein LOC130724118 — encoded protein: MDRKKKPAKMSVPQFGGWEHKAQGVPTDYSMVFNQARANKKNQKTDLAEVKRLSTGNDQKVATNNANYRHGPPPHAHAHPRAHAHARPHEDPPVMGRSRVLTCMSCCIRP